The segment CGCACCCCAGAGGCCGAAGCGTCTTATCTGGAAGGCATGCAGGAGATCTTTCAGGGGAAAGTCACCCTCGGGCGGGATTTGATGGAGTTTACACTGTTGCCGGTTCAATCCTGAATTTGTTGACAGATCAGAAGGAGGCAGATGTGTTACCCTGAAAGTACCAGATTGTTGCTGCCTGTTTCTCTCTGTGGCCGGTGATGAAGCCAGGGGTTGTTGTGGTGTTTTCAGGCAGTTCTCTTGCAGACTGAACCTGCTCGGGTTCCCTCATCTGCACTGGAGGTGCCTGCCATGAACCCAACCCGACCCTCCGACCATGACATCCGACAAGGCATGATGGTGCTTTGCAAACAGGGCATTTTGCGAGGCTTTGTGGAATCGGCCCAGAGCGATCACATCCAAGTGCGTTTGAATGCCTCGGGTGAACAGGTTTGGTTGCCTGTGTCTTCTGTGCAAGAGGTGGAAGACGATGTGCGTCTGCTCTGGTCCAAACAGGAACTCTGGACCAGAGCCTGCTCCAGCAAACCCATTGCTGGATGATCCTTGCTTGCAGAACAACATACACAGGAGACTTGCTGTTTTTGTACAGGGTGGATGGGAGGTTACCAAACCATCAAATGCAAAAACCAGAGGGCACAGCTTCAAAGGGTCCTTGAGCCTTTCTGAAGGCTTCTCACCAAGGATTCACCCAAGAAGAAACCTTTCTGGGACAGCTTTTGTTCTTGAATTTTGCATGCATGCAAATTATGCTTTTAGCATAATTTATGGTATCATTTTCATATGAAGCTAGGTCTTGATCCCCAGTATCCGCAACCCATCAAACTTGGCAAATCCACCGTCCGGCGCAACCGCCACGGACAATTCCATGCGCTGGATGCACTGGGCGCGCTGGGTCTGGAGCAAAGTCCAGAAGCACTGGAACGCCTTCAGCAAGAACACCACCTGACCCTGCGCTACACCGATTTCGGTGAAGGCAAAGAAGCCATGATCTCTGGAGATGATTTCACCCGACTGGTGTTCACCCTTGAGCACCCCGAGGCCAAACGCCTGCGTCAAAAATCACAGGACATTTACCGCCGTTTTCTGGAAGGTGACATCCTGCTCGCTTCAGAAGTTGCAGAACGCTCTGCCCACCCGGAAGACCGCAGGTGGCTGGCCGCCAGACTGGACAACCTGGAATCCCGCAAACGTTTCATGTCCACGGTGGCCAAGCATGGGGGTGAGGGAGACATCTACCGTCAGGTCAGCAGTGTGTCCAACCAGAGCGTCCTGAAGATGAATTCCTCAGAATTCAAAAAGAAACGCAAAGTCAAAAACACCCGCGATGGGCTCACCCCCATGGAGCTGATTCGCATGAGTTATCTGGAAACCGTCACTGCCAAGGACCTCGAAGAAAAAGGGGTCAAAGGCAACGATGCCATCCTGAAAGCCCACAAACGCAACGCACAGACCGAGCAACAGATGTGGGAAAAAATCCGTCAGCAGCAAGAAGAAAAAGTTCGCAAAGCACAATGAATCAAACCCTGAAAGCCCTGTTGACGCAGGGCTTCCTTTTGTTTTGACCGTTATTTTGACCGTTGCAAACGAAAAGCCCTGACCTGCCTGAGAAAAGCTTGAACCTGCTCTTTCGACGAAGGTGGGCCATAACGCAAATTCTGGTAGCTTTCTGCAATGGCCAGAATGTCGCTGGCCTGCTCAGGATACAAACTTGCCATCCGAAGCGCATACTCACCCACTGGCTCAGAAGGTGCAGGTGCTTTCCCCAGCCTTTGTGCAAAAAGGGCCATGCCCCTCTGCACTTCATCGGTTTGGGGTGCTCTGGGAGGCCGACGACGCCACACTGCAGGCAGCAAGGCAAGCCCGAGCGAAACCGTCACCGCTCCACCAAGCACCAGACCTGACATCCCGAGCAGGGCAAACAAACGGCTCTGCTGTTCTCCGTTGTATCCGATCACCCACTGGTCCCATGTGAATTGCCAGGCATCCAACCTCAGACGGAATTGAGACCACCATGAGTTCTGATCGCGCAACAAAGGGGAAAGGGCCGCAAGGTCCTGCAGACTGGCCGCCAAACCTGCATTGATTCGGGCTGGAGACACGGCACCTGTGGGATCCACCCGGACCCAACCCTGATTCTCAAACCACACCTCGTTCCACACATGGGCATCGGATTGTCGCACAATCAAGTACCTGCCGTCTGCATTGGGGGTTCCTCCCAGATAGCCACCCACCAGACGGGTGGGTATCCCTGCCGCCCGCATCAGGAAACCAAAAGCACTTGCATAGTGCTCACAGAAACCTTGCCTGGTCTGAAAAAGCAGTTCGTCTATGGAATTGGGCCCGCTCAACAAAGGAGGGCTGAGGGTGTACACAAAACCCCCTCCCCGCAGGAAGTCAAGGGCAGCCTGAACCTTTTGCTCTGGACGCAAACCCTTCCACGATTCAGCCAGAGCCCTCGTGCGGGGATTGATGTTCTCGGGCAACTGCAGTTGCAATTTCAACACCTCTGGGTCTTCATTGCGTCCAGTGGTGGAGTCCAGAACCGCCTGCAATTCAAAGCGCTGGCGCACAGCAATGGGAAGGGTGACCGCCTGATAGTTGGAGGTGTAACGCACCTGAGAATTGCCTCCAGCAAAAGTGTCCAGGGCCAGCACCCATGGATAACCGTGGGGTTCCACCGTGCTTCGGTACCTCACCAACCGTCCCCGGTATTCGATCTGCAGGTTGTTGGCAATCCTCCGCCACACAGGACGTTGGGTCCAATCTTGCCCATCGTAATGCTCATAGACCGGCCCCCTCCAGTACAACTGGTCTTTGCGTGGCAACGGGTCCAGAAACTCTGCCCTGAGGGCCACGGAATCATCTTTGGCCAGTTCACTGACCGTGCCTGGAGAAACCTGATCTGCCAGTCCGGTGGTGGCGGCTTTCTGGTTGGGTATGGCCCACAACGGTCCATCCGGTCTGGGAAACACCACAAACAACACCAGAGCCAGAGGCAAAGCCCGAAGAAACCGCCCCATGGCTGGTCGCCACTGGTCCAAAACCGTTCCTTCTCGAACCTGCCAGAACAAAGTGGTGGCCAGCAGGAAAACCGCCACTGCCAGCGTGTAGATCAGGGTCAGGACATCCTGTCGGAAAAAATACATGGCAAAAAGGGCAAAGAATGCCATCAAGATCAACAGAAGGGCATCTCTGGATTTGCGACTCTCGTTGAGTTTCAGGGTGAGCAGCACCAGCAGCACCGCCACACCTCCATCGCGTCCCACCAGAGAGCCATATTCCAGCCAGATGCCAATCCCAGCAAACAACAAGATCAGCAGCAGCCAGGTGTTGTGCAGCAAGGGCCACTGTCGGATGAGGGCCATCCATCGCCAACCCACCATGCCCAGAGCCAGACCCACCACCCAGAAAGGCAAATCCAGAAAATAAGGCAGAAACACCAGCACCAGACCCAGCATCAGGGCCCTCAATGGACGATCCGGCAAAGGTTCGGGCTGCGGTTCGCGGGAAAGGGACACCCCTGTCATGGGTGTGCCTCCTGATGCTCTGCCAAACGGGTCAGACACATCTGCACGTGCCGTTCTCCACTGCCGGTGGCCTCAAAGCCCGGAATGGACATCTGAAAAGCCAAGCCGGCCTTTTGCGCTTGTACCACCCAGGTGGCCAGCCGCGACAGTTTTTGTTCGGTTCCCAGAGAGGGCAGTTGCTGGAAGTCCAGGGTCAGCAAGGGCCCCTGTTGTCCTTCAAATTCTTTGGTGAGCAAACTGCCATCTGGCAATTCTCCACGTTTCCAGGCAACACGGCCCAGACTGTCTCCCCTCTGGTAGGTGCGCAAACCCCGGTATTCATCCTGACCCACTGCACGCCGTGAAGTGCCGGTTCCCGAGCC is part of the Deinococcus misasensis DSM 22328 genome and harbors:
- a CDS encoding transglutaminase TgpA family protein; translation: MTGVSLSREPQPEPLPDRPLRALMLGLVLVFLPYFLDLPFWVVGLALGMVGWRWMALIRQWPLLHNTWLLLILLFAGIGIWLEYGSLVGRDGGVAVLLVLLTLKLNESRKSRDALLLILMAFFALFAMYFFRQDVLTLIYTLAVAVFLLATTLFWQVREGTVLDQWRPAMGRFLRALPLALVLFVVFPRPDGPLWAIPNQKAATTGLADQVSPGTVSELAKDDSVALRAEFLDPLPRKDQLYWRGPVYEHYDGQDWTQRPVWRRIANNLQIEYRGRLVRYRSTVEPHGYPWVLALDTFAGGNSQVRYTSNYQAVTLPIAVRQRFELQAVLDSTTGRNEDPEVLKLQLQLPENINPRTRALAESWKGLRPEQKVQAALDFLRGGGFVYTLSPPLLSGPNSIDELLFQTRQGFCEHYASAFGFLMRAAGIPTRLVGGYLGGTPNADGRYLIVRQSDAHVWNEVWFENQGWVRVDPTGAVSPARINAGLAASLQDLAALSPLLRDQNSWWSQFRLRLDAWQFTWDQWVIGYNGEQQSRLFALLGMSGLVLGGAVTVSLGLALLPAVWRRRPPRAPQTDEVQRGMALFAQRLGKAPAPSEPVGEYALRMASLYPEQASDILAIAESYQNLRYGPPSSKEQVQAFLRQVRAFRLQRSK
- the ddrC gene encoding DNA damage response protein DdrC; translation: MKLGLDPQYPQPIKLGKSTVRRNRHGQFHALDALGALGLEQSPEALERLQQEHHLTLRYTDFGEGKEAMISGDDFTRLVFTLEHPEAKRLRQKSQDIYRRFLEGDILLASEVAERSAHPEDRRWLAARLDNLESRKRFMSTVAKHGGEGDIYRQVSSVSNQSVLKMNSSEFKKKRKVKNTRDGLTPMELIRMSYLETVTAKDLEEKGVKGNDAILKAHKRNAQTEQQMWEKIRQQQEEKVRKAQ
- a CDS encoding DUF2171 domain-containing protein; translation: MNPTRPSDHDIRQGMMVLCKQGILRGFVESAQSDHIQVRLNASGEQVWLPVSSVQEVEDDVRLLWSKQELWTRACSSKPIAG